The Streptomyces sp. ALI-76-A nucleotide sequence TGGGGGACGACGGCTTGCCCGTCGATGCCGTGGAGGAGTTCCTCGCGTACCTGGCAGCGACCGGTGCGTCGCCAAACACGGTGCAGGGCTACGCCTACGACCTGCGCGACTTCTTCGTCTGGCTGGAGCAGACGGGTCTGGACTTCCGGCGTGTTCGTCTGGAGGTCCTGGCCCAGTTCTTCGACTGGCTTCGCCGTCCGAAGCCGGCACGTGCGCCGGGAGTGTTCGTGCTGCCCGGTGTTGGCCAGGCGTTGGAGAACACCACGTTGCAGCGGAAGCGGGCCACGCTGGCATCCTTCTACCGGTTCCACGCCCGGCGGGACGAGAGTGTGCCCGCGCTGCTGGGAAGCCTGCTGGGCAGGCAGCCGACCGGCTCTTACACGCCGATGTTGGCGCACACCCAGAGGGGCGGCGAAGTCGAGTACAGCCCGATCCGCATCCACGCCCATCGCAAGCCGCCCCGGACGCTGACCGACGACGAGGTCCAGCGGCTGATGAGCGCGTGCAACCGGCGCCGGGACCGGTTCCTGATCGCTCTCTTGGACGACTCGGGGCTGCGGATCAGCGAGGCCCTGGGCCTGCGGCATGCCGACTTGAACCTCCGCAAGGGCGAGGTGCACGTCGTTCCGCGCGAGAACAACGCCAACGGGGCCCGCGTCAAGGGAATGAA carries:
- a CDS encoding tyrosine-type recombinase/integrase, which encodes MSEDDPVSYTVVGDDGLPVDAVEEFLAYLAATGASPNTVQGYAYDLRDFFVWLEQTGLDFRRVRLEVLAQFFDWLRRPKPARAPGVFVLPGVGQALENTTLQRKRATLASFYRFHARRDESVPALLGSLLGRQPTGSYTPMLAHTQRGGEVEYSPIRIHAHRKPPRTLTDDEVQRLMSACNRRRDRFLIALLDDSGLRISEALGLRHADLNLRKGEVHVVPRENNANGARVKGMKGRIVPVRPELFDCYAAYMESEYGTLDCDFVFANLFREPIGSPMTRANVNELVERLQQRTGITHFSPHVCRHTYATRLLRAEVPIEVVAELLGHASPQTTAEIYSHLDVEDHRRVLLSAGIIKDGASAR